The window ATTTCCTGGAAAGAAGCTGCTGCTGAACTGGATGGCTTGCCACCCGTAAAAATGCACTGTTCCGTACTGGCAGTAGATACCCTGCGCAAGGCTATCAAGAATTATGAACTCGCTCATCATCTGATCGAAGCTGATAAAGGTGCCCTCAATAAAGAAATGGTTCTGGCAGAACTTGTCAAGATCCTCTATCCCAAAGTCGGAGAAGACATCATATCGCTGAAAATGGTCAAATATGCTGGAGTCTCAGAGGATGGAAACGTAACAGTTGATGTGGAAATCCCCAAGTTTGACAAGTTCAGAGAAAATGTTGCTGATGAGATCAGAGAGCATCTCGAAAAGCTCCCCGGTGTAAAGGATATCACAATAAATATTTAGGATCAGTCTTTTCTGATCCGGTCGCACTTATGTGTTTCTAAAGAACTTTTGCCTCCTGCGGGAGGCATTTTTTTTATTGTTTCCGCCAAAGCAGATAAATAAATAATGGACAGCCAATAAAGGAAGTAATTATTCCTACGGGTAATTCTATCACCACAATGTGCATGGCAATAAAATCACAG is drawn from Candidatus Stygibacter australis and contains these coding sequences:
- a CDS encoding iron-sulfur cluster assembly scaffold protein, which encodes MQYSQKVLDHFMKPHNLGKLDKANAEATEGSPACGDQVSIWLNVNEETGIIEDIGFLSYGCASNIATASIITDMAKGKTIEEAKAISWKEAAAELDGLPPVKMHCSVLAVDTLRKAIKNYELAHHLIEADKGALNKEMVLAELVKILYPKVGEDIISLKMVKYAGVSEDGNVTVDVEIPKFDKFRENVADEIREHLEKLPGVKDITINI